ACATCTCCGGCGCTCCTTTCGGATCTCGTTTCTCCTCTCTCAACCACCACGCCGCTTCCCTCAGCTTCCAACACGGCGCCGATCTATCCCGCTCTGTACTTATCCTCCCACTCCGGGAGCTCGATATCGCATTCGTCCAAGGTACCTTCTTCGATTTTTGGTTTTAAGGATGAgctagttagttagttagtcaCCTGATTCTTGGATTGCTATTTCTTCAGATTACATCTCACAGAAGCAGTCTCTTGGAGGATTGTTGATTTTGCTTCCGCAGACGTTTAGGCCTGGTTACATTGGCGGTGGAGAAACCCAAGATGGCCTCAGGGTATTATTAGCACAACTTGAGAAGTTGCTTCTCCACAGCAACATCCCTGTGAGTGTTCTCTTTCATTTGTATAAGTTTAAAAAGCTCTCTTCTTTCTATTGGTAATCATGATTTATTCTTACAGTTTCCTGTCTACTTCGCCTTTGAGAATGAAGAGACTGATGCTATGTTGGCTGATGTCAAGAAAAATGATGCACTTGGTCAGCAAGCTACTGCAACCACAGGCGGGTTAGTCTACTATTTCCTCAATCATAGTGATATGTCTTCTGCCGCACGATTTTGTTATAAGCTGCTTAGTAGAAATAATAATGATGATATGCGACTTTAAGATTGGGGAAGCTACTTGAAGTTTTATTGAATTATTTAcctatatatttgaatatatgctCATTCTTTCTACAATATTGTTCATTTCCAAGGAATGCTTTATTGATGAACTGTTACTTTAGTGTGTACGTTAACCATTTCTTTCCGTTAATATTTTTTCAGATATAAACTAGTTATCTCCGTATCAGAGCCTAGGAAAATTGCATCTCCCACCATCACAAACATTCAGGTAACTCatggaattttgttttattctgaTAAATGTCGTCACTAGCTTTGATATCTATGATAATAAGTAGCATAACCTTCTCTGTCGAATCTTAAAATTATTAGCTAATTCAGTGCTGGGAACCTTGTCTGGCCGCATTTTAAGATGAGTATGGTTACTTAGCATGATAGTCTTGTAGACACCACAATTGTTAAAGTCTGATGGTCTGGTTTGTGGTAGCTTGAATTTGTGCATCCTACAGTCCAATTTCCCTGCAAGGAAGTAATTTTTAAGTACGTATAGGACCAGTTAAGCTCATCCATTATTTCAGCAACTAGGGATTTGGTGTACACTTTCCTAATGTTTAGTGTTATTGAATCTAGTtttaacattattattctatcctatttttattttcctcCTTGTTAGTTACTGATGTAGATATGTGGTCTCgctgactctctctctctcttttactGGTTACTTTTGGATGGTTGACATACATAAGGCCTGAGAGGATTTGGTTTGTGTGTAGGGATGGCTTCCAGGATCAAGAGCAGATGGAGATTCCAACCAGCTTCCAACAATTGCTGTTGTAGCATCCTATGATACCTTCGGAGCAGCTCCTGTATGTAATGTGTAGAAGATATCTTTAATACTCTTGTAATATGTACCTGACTAACTTGTATTTGTAGGCACTATCAGTTGGAAGTGATAGCAATGGGAGTGGGGTAGTGGCGCTTCTTGAAGTAGCTAGACTGTTTTCCACTCTTTACTCAAATCCCAAGACAAGAGGAAGATACAATTTACTTTTTGCGCTGACATCTGGTGGACCCTACAACTACGAAGGAACTCAGAAGGTACGAGACCTTACTTCCTGATTTCTACTAAAACCATATCCTTTGTGcattttttgtttgtgtgtttgttacATTTGCAAACGTGTTGGTATTCGTCATTAAGTATCATATCTTTTGCAGTGGCTGAAAAGCCTTGATCAGAGGATGCGTGAGAGCATTGATTATGCCATTTGCTTGAACAGTGTTGGCTCTTGGGACAATGAATTACTGGTTCACGTGTCAAAGCCTCCGGAGAACGCCTATATAAAACAAATCTTTGAGGTAAAAACGATAGTGTATGCATCGTTCAGTGAGTAGCTATTATGGTTCATTGGTTAACGAATGCATCTCTGCAGGGCTTCTCAAATGTGGCAGAAGACTTGGGTTTTCAAGTATCCCTGAAGCACAAGAAGATTAATATCTCTAATTCACGAGTGAGTCGATACTTAAATTTTGAATGATGCAACTTGATTTGCAACGGAGCTGactgttaaaacttaaaagtattTCTTAGTTCATGTGCTCTTATTCATCTTGATTCCGGTAATCATAGATGTCCAACTGGCAGTTAGAACTGTTCCCAAAATTTGGATAGTCAGaatctccatctctctctcttcggcAATTGTATTTTCACTACTTTCTGACAGAGGTGTGTTGCTGATTGTTTAGGTTGCTTGGGAGCATGAACAATTTTCAAGACTACGAGTAACAGCAGCCACTGTATCCGAACTTCTGACTCCACCCGAGTTACTGGAAAGTGCTGGAAGTTTGTCTGATACGAGGTAGGCTTTAATCATCTGTTTTGTTGAGTCTTGATGAACTATTTCAACGTATTCTTTCCGGTTTCAACTTTGCAAGAATTGTCATTATCCTTAAGACTAACACGTCCATACTGTTTCTGAAGGCAACATGTGAATGAGGATTCGATCATTAAGGGTGTCAAGTTGGTGGCTGAAAGCCTTGCGGTAAGACAAGCACACTCAATTCAAGTGATTACTTTGTATACCGTCCTTGATTTCATTAGAGAAAAACCCCGTTCAAATTCTTAAAACTCGTTACATTTGGTGATAGCTGACTCAAATGTTTTCTTGGTTGCCGCAGAGGCATATCTATGGCCACCAAGGAAAAGACATACAGATTTTTGCTGATAATAGTAGTTTGGCTGTAAATCGCTTTTATGTGAAATCGTGGTTGGACAGTTTGTCACAAACTCCTCGGGTGGCACCATTTCTTTCAAAGAATGAACCACTAATCATGGCTCTGAAGAAGGTATTCATTATCTATTTTTGTGTCCACATGCGGCCCGCCCTGCAATTGTTTATGACAATGTGGTGTTAAGTAGGTGAGATACCTCTTGACAGGAACTAGAGGATTATACTGCCGAAGTGAGTATCCAACAAGAATCTTTAGATGGAATTTTCACATTTTACGACTCAACAAAGGCTAGCCTTAACATATACCAGGTAGGACTCTCATCATCATACATTATTTTAACTCATTTTCTCGAGCTAATTGTTTGTTCGGTTGTGTGCATTATTGTAGGTGGCGAGTGTAACGTTCGACTTGCTCTTGCTTCTGGTGTTAGGATCATACTTGATAATGCTTTTCAGTTTCCTCGTCATCACAACTCGGGTAATTATAGAAACCGATTGATctcttatacatatatatagagg
This genomic interval from Brassica napus cultivar Da-Ae chromosome A6, Da-Ae, whole genome shotgun sequence contains the following:
- the LOC106347682 gene encoding nicalin-1-like, with product MAEEKNSKQRHHRSMLLDSMYPVVALMLVLVACVELCDAATVVDVYRLIQYDISGAPFGSRFSSLNHHAASLSFQHGADLSRSVLILPLRELDIAFVQDYISQKQSLGGLLILLPQTFRPGYIGGGETQDGLRVLLAQLEKLLLHSNIPFPVYFAFENEETDAMLADVKKNDALGQQATATTGGYKLVISVSEPRKIASPTITNIQGWLPGSRADGDSNQLPTIAVVASYDTFGAAPALSVGSDSNGSGVVALLEVARLFSTLYSNPKTRGRYNLLFALTSGGPYNYEGTQKWLKSLDQRMRESIDYAICLNSVGSWDNELLVHVSKPPENAYIKQIFEGFSNVAEDLGFQVSLKHKKINISNSRVAWEHEQFSRLRVTAATVSELLTPPELLESAGSLSDTRQHVNEDSIIKGVKLVAESLARHIYGHQGKDIQIFADNSSLAVNRFYVKSWLDSLSQTPRVAPFLSKNEPLIMALKKELEDYTAEVSIQQESLDGIFTFYDSTKASLNIYQVASVTFDLLLLLVLGSYLIMLFSFLVITTRGLDDLISIFRRPPSRKMKIA